The Pseudofrankia inefficax genome window below encodes:
- a CDS encoding ribosomal RNA small subunit methyltransferase A: MAEAGARPRGTALTAGPGDGLLSAADIRAIAAALDLRPTKRRGQNFLVDPNTVRRLVRLAGIGPDDVVLEVGPGIGSLTLGLLGAARRVLAVEVDPALAAALPATAAARLDPATAGRLTVLTRDALRLVPADLPGEPDQPIGAAGPASASGVAGPASGAGAGSPGGAAGAPTVLAANLPYNIAVPLLLGLLERFPSLERGLVMVQAEVADRLTSPPGGRVYGVPSVKLAWYAGSRSAGAVPRSVFWPVPNVDSGLVAFTRRPAPAPSELRADVFAAIDAAFAQRRKTLRTALAGWAGSPAAVDRLTRAAGVDPGARGETLDIAAYCRLAAARAEAATTPNPP, translated from the coding sequence GTGGCAGAGGCTGGAGCCAGACCGCGGGGCACCGCGCTGACGGCCGGGCCCGGGGACGGGCTGCTGTCGGCGGCCGACATCCGGGCGATCGCGGCCGCCCTGGACCTGCGACCGACGAAGCGGCGCGGGCAGAACTTCCTGGTTGACCCGAACACGGTCCGCCGGCTGGTACGGCTGGCCGGCATCGGGCCGGACGACGTCGTCCTGGAGGTGGGCCCGGGGATCGGCTCGCTCACGCTCGGCCTGCTCGGGGCCGCGCGCCGGGTGCTCGCCGTCGAGGTCGACCCGGCTCTGGCCGCCGCCCTGCCGGCGACCGCCGCCGCCCGGCTGGACCCGGCGACGGCGGGACGGCTGACCGTGCTGACCAGGGACGCGCTGCGTCTCGTCCCCGCCGACCTGCCCGGTGAGCCCGACCAACCCATCGGCGCCGCCGGCCCTGCCAGCGCGTCCGGCGTCGCCGGCCCTGCCAGCGGTGCGGGCGCGGGCAGCCCTGGCGGCGCGGCTGGGGCTCCGACGGTGCTGGCCGCCAATCTGCCTTACAACATCGCCGTTCCGCTGTTGCTCGGGCTGCTGGAACGGTTTCCGTCGCTGGAGCGTGGCCTGGTGATGGTCCAGGCCGAGGTCGCCGACCGGCTGACCTCCCCACCCGGCGGGCGGGTCTACGGGGTGCCGAGCGTCAAGCTCGCGTGGTACGCCGGGTCGCGCTCGGCCGGGGCGGTGCCGAGGTCGGTGTTCTGGCCGGTGCCGAACGTCGACTCCGGCCTGGTCGCCTTCACCCGCCGGCCAGCCCCGGCACCGTCGGAGCTGCGCGCTGACGTCTTCGCGGCGATCGACGCCGCCTTCGCCCAGCGCCGCAAGACCCTGCGCACCGCGCTCGCCGGCTGGGCCGGTTCGCCCGCCGCCGTCGACCGGCTGACCCGCGCCGCCGGCGTCGATCCCGGTGCCCGCGGCGAGACCCTCGACATCGCCGCCTACTGCCGGCTGGCCGCCGCCCGCGCCGAGGCCGCGACCACGCCGAACCCGCCCTGA
- the rsmI gene encoding 16S rRNA (cytidine(1402)-2'-O)-methyltransferase, translating to MTGVLIVCGAPIGEPRDASPRLAEVLATADVVAAEDTRRVRRLAHALGVTIGGRVTSCYDAVEGARAATLTEYLLAGQTVALITDAGMPAVSDPGFRVVAAAAAAGVPVTVVPGPSAVTAALAVSGLPSDRFTFEGFLPRRGGERRGRLRELAAERRTMVFLEAPHRLASSLTDLAAVFGTERAAVACRELTKTWEEVVRGDLGRLVAWATDGREIRGEFTLVVAGAAVGPRRLGFADLATSADRADASAARAPVAAGRAATGGSEPAVDGSPDGSGAAGPAEAADPLPEGADETSAVGQEPILGDLRPPGPPTAAELAAAVAHHEAAGLSRAEARRAVMDRFGVSRAAVYEALVVNRAGDEASRRSPGR from the coding sequence ATGACCGGGGTGCTGATCGTGTGCGGGGCGCCGATCGGCGAGCCGCGGGACGCGAGCCCGCGGCTCGCCGAGGTGCTGGCAACCGCGGATGTCGTCGCCGCCGAGGACACCCGGCGGGTGCGCCGGCTGGCGCACGCCCTCGGCGTGACCATCGGTGGGCGCGTGACGTCCTGCTACGACGCCGTCGAGGGGGCGCGGGCCGCGACGCTGACCGAGTACCTGCTCGCGGGCCAGACGGTCGCGCTGATCACCGACGCCGGGATGCCGGCCGTCTCCGACCCCGGGTTCCGCGTGGTCGCCGCCGCTGCCGCCGCCGGCGTACCGGTCACGGTGGTGCCAGGGCCGTCCGCGGTGACGGCGGCCTTGGCGGTCAGCGGGCTGCCCAGCGACCGCTTCACGTTCGAGGGCTTCCTGCCTCGCCGCGGCGGGGAACGCCGCGGCAGGCTGCGCGAGCTCGCGGCCGAGCGGCGCACGATGGTCTTCCTGGAGGCCCCGCACCGGCTGGCGTCGAGCCTGACCGACCTGGCCGCCGTCTTCGGCACCGAGCGCGCCGCCGTCGCCTGCCGCGAGTTGACCAAGACCTGGGAGGAGGTCGTCCGAGGGGACCTCGGCCGGCTCGTCGCCTGGGCCACCGACGGCCGCGAGATCCGCGGCGAGTTCACCCTCGTCGTCGCGGGCGCCGCCGTCGGCCCGCGCAGGCTCGGTTTCGCCGACCTGGCCACCAGCGCGGACAGGGCGGATGCCAGCGCGGCCCGCGCCCCCGTCGCCGCCGGGCGCGCCGCCACCGGCGGCTCGGAGCCGGCGGTCGACGGCTCACCCGACGGTTCCGGGGCCGCCGGCCCGGCCGAGGCGGCGGACCCCCTGCCGGAAGGCGCAGACGAGACGTCAGCGGTCGGGCAGGAGCCGATCCTCGGTGACCTTCGGCCTCCTGGCCCCCCGACCGCCGCCGAACTCGCCGCGGCGGTGGCCCACCACGAGGCCGCCGGGCTCTCCCGGGCCGAGGCCCGCCGCGCGGTCATGGACCGCTTCGGCGTCAGCCGCGCGGCCGTCTACGAGGCTCTGGTCGTCAACCGCGCGGGCGACGAGGCGAGCCGGCGCTCTCCCGGCCGCTGA
- a CDS encoding dolichyl-phosphate-mannose--protein mannosyltransferase — protein MTVTTTARLTHGDDGPGASATGTPPDGSAPSSPLRDRLCPPMPTDRVLGWLSAGVITVIAGFLRFWRISEPKKIYFDEVYYTRDSWGLLTKGYEVNTQGWGGKAGTGCIGPGYVVHPPLGKWFMAASEKLFGYIDCTGQAHGNPWLGFRVASAFAGTVAVLLLIRVARRMFRSTLLGCFAGIAFGFDGLEFVQSRIGILDIFLMSLLVLALACLVLDRDQGRARLADRVAALGLGPDLVAGAVAAENSGTRVAPALARDLRYGPGLGFRPWRLAAGLFLGASMGVKWSGLYTLVGFAALAIAWDVGARRTAGAKAPIRGALRRDLSAWFGCYVPLPIATFLATWTGWFATDGGYDRHLYGNGFTAMWRGWWAYQRAILNYHEHLDAPHPAKSAPFSWLVLGRAVPYDYIGTGYGQKTQYGGQTCHAADSCSQEILAIGNPAVWWVGTACLLVMIGLWVCRRDWRAALVVVSFGASFLPWELFPSRTMFLFYALPLLPFLVLGITATAGLAIGPREASDTRRLFGALALGVYLITVVLLFAYFYPIMTDQMISLSGWRARMWFPGWVVSR, from the coding sequence GTGACGGTGACGACGACGGCCCGCCTGACCCACGGGGACGACGGTCCGGGCGCTTCCGCGACGGGAACCCCACCGGACGGGTCGGCACCCTCGTCGCCGCTGCGGGATCGGCTGTGCCCGCCGATGCCGACCGATCGGGTCCTCGGCTGGCTTTCCGCCGGGGTGATCACGGTCATCGCCGGTTTCCTCCGATTTTGGCGGATCAGCGAGCCCAAGAAGATCTACTTTGACGAGGTCTACTACACCCGCGACTCCTGGGGCCTGCTGACCAAGGGCTACGAGGTCAACACCCAGGGATGGGGTGGCAAGGCGGGGACCGGCTGCATCGGCCCCGGGTATGTGGTGCATCCGCCGCTGGGCAAGTGGTTCATGGCCGCGTCGGAGAAGCTGTTCGGCTACATCGACTGCACCGGCCAGGCCCACGGCAATCCCTGGCTCGGCTTCCGGGTCGCGTCGGCGTTCGCCGGGACGGTCGCTGTCCTGCTGCTCATCCGGGTGGCGCGGCGGATGTTCCGGTCGACGTTGTTGGGTTGCTTCGCGGGGATCGCGTTTGGTTTCGATGGGTTGGAGTTCGTCCAGAGCCGGATCGGGATTCTGGACATCTTCTTGATGTCGTTGCTCGTGCTCGCGTTGGCGTGTCTGGTGCTGGATCGGGATCAGGGCCGGGCGCGGCTGGCTGATCGGGTGGCGGCGCTGGGTCTGGGGCCGGACCTGGTCGCGGGCGCGGTGGCCGCGGAGAACTCGGGCACCCGGGTGGCGCCCGCCCTCGCGCGGGACCTGCGGTACGGGCCGGGGCTGGGATTTCGCCCGTGGCGGCTGGCGGCAGGGCTCTTCCTGGGCGCGTCGATGGGCGTGAAGTGGAGCGGCCTGTACACGCTGGTCGGGTTCGCGGCCCTGGCGATCGCGTGGGATGTGGGCGCTCGTCGGACGGCCGGGGCGAAGGCGCCGATCCGCGGTGCGCTGCGCCGGGACCTGTCGGCCTGGTTCGGCTGCTACGTGCCGCTGCCGATCGCGACCTTCCTGGCGACGTGGACCGGCTGGTTCGCGACGGACGGTGGCTATGACCGTCATCTGTACGGCAACGGCTTCACCGCGATGTGGCGGGGCTGGTGGGCCTACCAACGGGCGATCCTGAACTATCACGAGCATCTGGACGCCCCGCATCCAGCCAAGTCGGCGCCGTTCAGCTGGCTGGTGCTCGGCCGGGCGGTTCCGTACGACTACATCGGCACCGGCTACGGCCAGAAGACGCAGTACGGCGGGCAGACCTGCCACGCCGCGGACAGCTGCTCGCAGGAGATCCTGGCGATCGGCAACCCGGCCGTCTGGTGGGTCGGGACCGCCTGCCTGCTGGTGATGATCGGGCTCTGGGTGTGCCGGCGGGACTGGCGAGCGGCCCTGGTCGTCGTCAGCTTTGGCGCGTCGTTCCTGCCGTGGGAGCTGTTCCCGAGCCGGACGATGTTCCTCTTCTACGCGCTGCCCCTGCTGCCGTTCCTGGTCCTCGGCATCACGGCGACCGCGGGCCTGGCCATCGGCCCGCGGGAGGCCTCCGATACCAGGCGCCTGTTCGGCGCGCTCGCGCTCGGGGTCTACCTGATCACGGTCGTCCTGCTGTTCGCGTACTTCTACCCGATCATGACCGACCAGATGATCTCGCTGTCCGGCTGGCGCGCCCGCATGTGGTTCCCAGGCTGGGTCGTCTCCCGCTGA
- a CDS encoding ribose-phosphate diphosphokinase — translation MGYQTENRRNLMLFTGRAHPELAAEVASTLGVRTVPTSAYDFANGEIFVRFQESVRGCDAFVLQAHSAPVNTWLMEQLIMVDALKRASAKRITVVAPFYPYARQDKKHRGREPISARLIADLFKTAGADRLMSVDLHTAQIQGFFDGPVDHLFALPLLADYIERKVDATEVTIVAPDSGRVRVAERWTDRLSCPLAIIHKRRDKDVPNQVKMFEVVGQVAGRTCVIVDDMIDTAGTITKAAEALKANGAATVIAAATHGVLSGPAIDRLKNSPISEVVLTNTLPLPADAQIDKITELSIAPLLAAAIREVFEDGSVTSLFGGDA, via the coding sequence GTGGGCTACCAGACGGAGAACCGGCGCAACCTGATGCTCTTCACGGGCCGAGCCCACCCGGAGCTCGCGGCCGAGGTGGCCTCGACCCTGGGTGTACGCACGGTGCCGACCAGCGCCTACGACTTCGCGAACGGGGAGATCTTCGTTCGGTTCCAGGAGTCGGTGCGCGGCTGCGACGCGTTCGTGTTGCAGGCGCACTCGGCCCCGGTGAACACCTGGCTGATGGAACAGCTGATCATGGTCGACGCGCTGAAGCGCGCGTCGGCCAAGCGGATCACCGTGGTGGCGCCGTTCTACCCGTACGCGCGGCAGGACAAGAAGCACCGCGGCCGGGAGCCGATCTCCGCCCGACTGATCGCCGACCTGTTCAAGACCGCCGGAGCGGACCGGCTGATGTCCGTCGACCTGCACACCGCGCAGATCCAGGGCTTCTTCGACGGCCCGGTCGACCACCTGTTCGCGCTGCCGCTGCTCGCCGACTACATCGAGCGCAAGGTCGACGCCACCGAGGTCACCATCGTCGCGCCCGACTCGGGCCGGGTCCGGGTCGCGGAGCGCTGGACCGACCGGCTGAGCTGCCCGCTGGCGATCATCCACAAGCGCCGGGACAAGGACGTCCCGAACCAGGTCAAGATGTTCGAGGTCGTCGGCCAGGTCGCCGGGCGGACCTGCGTCATCGTCGACGACATGATCGACACCGCCGGCACGATCACCAAGGCGGCCGAGGCGCTGAAGGCCAACGGCGCCGCGACGGTGATCGCGGCGGCGACCCACGGCGTACTGTCCGGCCCGGCCATCGACCGGCTGAAGAACTCCCCCATCAGCGAGGTCGTGCTGACCAACACGCTGCCGCTGCCGGCCGACGCCCAGATCGACAAGATCACCGAGCTGTCGATCGCCCCGCTGCTGGCCGCCGCCATCCGCGAGGTCTTCGAGGACGGCTCCGTCACCAGCCTCTTCGGCGGCGACGCCTAA
- the glmU gene encoding bifunctional UDP-N-acetylglucosamine diphosphorylase/glucosamine-1-phosphate N-acetyltransferase GlmU, giving the protein MTQARLSAAIVLAAGAGTRMRSATPKVLHRVAGRTLLDHVLAAAAPLGAPHSVVVVGHGREAVAASVEGRPGLRTVVQDRQAGTGHAVRVALGVLDGLRPADLVAVLPGDTPLLTSATLAALLRLHAESGAAASVLTALVDDPTGYGRIVRAQATVARPRAQTDAPVSEAQATPGQSQDQATASRATASGSVRAVVEQRDADPATAAIREINAGVYVFTVGALRSALGRLTTDNAQGEEYLTDVIGLLVTDGETVSAHVAPDAAETAGVNDRVQLAAAGAALRDRLARAAMLAGTTIVDPATTWIDADVTFEPDSTVLPNTHLRGATHLAAGSVVGPDTTLTDTTVEADAFVERSTVTRSWIGPGAGVGPYAHLRPGTRLGANGRIGAYVETKAAEIGAGTKVPHLAYVGDATIGERSNIGCSTVFANYDGVHKHRTVIGSDVKIGSDTVLVAPVVVGDGAYTGAGAIIKQDLPPGALGITEGRQRTIEGWVERSRPGTAAALAARRAQETSATKEAPAATEPLTMN; this is encoded by the coding sequence GTGACCCAGGCACGTCTGTCGGCCGCCATCGTCCTTGCCGCGGGCGCCGGGACGCGGATGCGGTCCGCTACGCCGAAGGTGCTGCACCGCGTCGCCGGGCGGACACTTCTTGATCATGTGCTCGCCGCGGCGGCGCCGCTCGGTGCTCCGCACAGCGTCGTGGTCGTCGGACACGGCCGGGAGGCGGTGGCCGCCTCCGTGGAGGGGCGTCCGGGGCTGCGCACGGTCGTACAGGACCGGCAGGCCGGCACCGGGCACGCGGTGCGGGTGGCGTTGGGGGTGCTGGATGGGTTGCGCCCCGCCGACCTGGTGGCGGTGCTGCCCGGGGATACCCCCCTGCTGACGTCGGCGACGCTGGCGGCGCTGCTGCGGCTGCACGCGGAGAGCGGGGCGGCGGCGAGCGTGCTGACCGCGCTGGTGGACGACCCGACCGGCTACGGCCGGATCGTCCGCGCGCAGGCGACGGTCGCCCGGCCCCGCGCCCAGACCGACGCCCCGGTGAGCGAGGCACAGGCCACGCCCGGCCAAAGCCAGGACCAGGCCACCGCGAGCCGGGCCACCGCGAGCGGCTCGGTCCGGGCCGTCGTCGAGCAGCGGGACGCCGACCCGGCGACCGCGGCGATCCGCGAGATCAACGCGGGCGTCTACGTGTTCACCGTCGGCGCGCTGCGTTCGGCGCTGGGCCGGTTGACGACGGACAACGCGCAGGGCGAGGAGTACCTCACCGACGTGATCGGCCTGCTCGTCACCGACGGGGAGACGGTCTCGGCGCACGTCGCGCCGGACGCCGCCGAGACCGCCGGGGTGAACGACCGGGTGCAGCTGGCCGCGGCGGGGGCCGCGCTGCGGGACCGGCTCGCGCGGGCCGCGATGCTCGCGGGCACCACGATCGTCGACCCGGCGACGACCTGGATCGACGCCGACGTGACCTTCGAGCCGGACAGCACGGTGCTGCCGAACACCCACCTGCGCGGCGCGACCCATCTCGCGGCGGGAAGCGTCGTCGGCCCGGACACCACGTTGACCGACACGACCGTCGAGGCGGACGCCTTCGTGGAACGCAGCACGGTCACCCGGTCGTGGATCGGGCCGGGCGCCGGCGTCGGGCCCTACGCCCACCTGCGGCCGGGAACCCGGCTGGGCGCGAACGGCAGGATCGGCGCCTACGTGGAGACGAAGGCGGCCGAGATCGGCGCCGGGACGAAGGTGCCGCACCTGGCCTACGTCGGCGACGCCACCATCGGAGAGCGGTCGAACATCGGCTGCAGCACGGTTTTCGCGAACTACGACGGGGTGCACAAGCACCGGACCGTGATCGGCTCGGACGTCAAGATCGGCAGCGACACGGTGCTGGTCGCGCCCGTCGTCGTCGGTGACGGCGCGTACACCGGTGCCGGCGCCATCATCAAGCAGGACCTCCCGCCGGGCGCCCTCGGCATCACCGAGGGCCGTCAGCGCACCATCGAAGGCTGGGTCGAACGCTCCCGGCCAGGCACGGCGGCCGCCCTCGCTGCCCGCCGGGCGCAGGAGACGTCGGCGACAAAAGAGGCACCCGCGGCCACCGAGCCGCTAACCATGAACTAG
- a CDS encoding dolichyl-phosphate-mannose--protein mannosyltransferase, with the protein MATTVQPTPVEDVSPGTRTQPGAAVSALRDRLCPPMPTDRLVGWLSALAITLVSGVLRLWRITEPKRIYFDEVYYTRDSWGLLTHGYEVDTRDWGSKTGCDPASAGYVVHPPLGKWFMAGSEKLFGYIDCTGRVHGDPYLGWRFASAFFGTLAVLVLIRVARRMFRSTLLGCFAGIAFGFDGLEFVQSRIGILDIFLMSLLVLALACLVLDRDQGRARLADRVAALGLGPDLVAASVAAEGRTLDRALARDLRFGPRLGLRPWRLAAGFFLGASMGVKWSGLYTLVGFAALAIAWDVGARRTAGAKAPIRGALRRDLPAWFGCYVPLPIATFLATWTGWFVTNGGYDRHQYGNGFTAMWRGWWAYQRAILQFHEHLDAPHPAKSAPFSWLILGRPVPYDYVGTSTGQKSQIGGMVCHAADGCSQEILAIGNPAVWWVGTACLVGMIVLWAWRRDWRAALVVVSFGTSFLPWELFPSRTMFFFYALPLLPFLVLGTTAMAGLALGPRDASDGRRLVGALTVGIYLIATVLLFAYFYPILSDQMIPLSGWRARMWFPGWV; encoded by the coding sequence ATGGCGACGACGGTCCAGCCGACCCCGGTCGAAGACGTCTCGCCGGGGACGCGGACCCAGCCCGGCGCGGCCGTGTCCGCGTTACGGGACCGGCTGTGCCCGCCGATGCCGACCGACCGGCTGGTCGGCTGGCTGTCCGCGCTGGCGATCACGTTGGTCTCCGGTGTGCTGCGGCTGTGGCGGATCACCGAGCCCAAGCGGATTTACTTTGACGAGGTCTACTACACCCGGGATTCCTGGGGCCTGCTGACCCACGGCTATGAGGTCGACACCCGGGACTGGGGCTCCAAGACCGGCTGCGACCCCGCGTCGGCCGGGTATGTGGTGCATCCGCCGCTGGGCAAGTGGTTCATGGCCGGGTCGGAGAAGCTGTTCGGCTACATCGACTGCACCGGCCGGGTCCACGGCGATCCCTACCTGGGCTGGCGGTTCGCGTCCGCCTTCTTCGGCACGCTGGCCGTCCTGGTGCTCATCCGGGTGGCGCGGCGGATGTTCCGGTCGACGTTGTTGGGTTGCTTCGCGGGGATCGCGTTTGGTTTCGATGGGTTGGAGTTCGTCCAGAGCCGGATCGGGATTCTGGACATCTTCTTGATGTCGTTGCTCGTGCTCGCGTTGGCGTGTCTGGTGCTGGATCGGGATCAGGGCCGGGCGCGGCTGGCTGATCGGGTGGCGGCGCTGGGTCTGGGGCCGGACCTGGTCGCGGCCTCGGTGGCCGCCGAGGGCCGGACCCTCGACCGTGCGCTGGCCCGGGACCTGCGGTTCGGTCCGCGGCTGGGGCTGCGGCCGTGGCGGCTGGCGGCAGGGTTCTTCCTGGGCGCGTCGATGGGCGTGAAGTGGAGCGGCCTGTACACGCTGGTCGGGTTCGCCGCGCTGGCGATCGCGTGGGACGTCGGCGCCAGGCGGACGGCCGGCGCGAAGGCGCCGATCCGCGGTGCGCTGCGCCGGGACCTGCCGGCCTGGTTCGGCTGCTACGTGCCGCTGCCGATCGCGACCTTCCTGGCGACCTGGACCGGCTGGTTCGTCACCAATGGCGGCTACGACCGCCATCAGTACGGCAACGGCTTCACCGCGATGTGGCGGGGCTGGTGGGCCTACCAGCGAGCGATCCTGCAGTTCCACGAGCATCTGGACGCCCCGCACCCGGCCAAGTCGGCGCCGTTCAGCTGGCTGATCCTCGGCCGGCCAGTGCCGTATGACTACGTCGGGACGTCGACCGGGCAGAAGTCGCAGATCGGCGGGATGGTCTGCCACGCCGCCGACGGCTGCTCGCAGGAGATCCTGGCGATCGGCAACCCGGCCGTCTGGTGGGTCGGGACCGCCTGCCTGGTCGGGATGATCGTGCTGTGGGCGTGGCGCCGAGACTGGCGAGCGGCGCTGGTCGTCGTCAGCTTTGGCACGTCGTTCCTGCCGTGGGAGCTGTTCCCGAGCCGGACGATGTTCTTCTTCTACGCGCTGCCCCTGCTGCCGTTCCTGGTCCTCGGCACCACCGCGATGGCGGGCCTCGCGCTCGGTCCGAGGGACGCCAGCGACGGCAGGAGGCTCGTGGGCGCGCTGACCGTCGGCATCTACCTGATCGCCACGGTCCTGCTGTTCGCGTACTTCTACCCGATCCTCTCCGACCAGATGATCCCGCTCTCCGGCTGGCGCGCCCGCATGTGGTTCCCCGGCTGGGTCTGA
- a CDS encoding acyl-CoA desaturase, protein MSTTETVQPTDSSPPDRRGGVDLSAVPAAGAASAPSNEHTSAPRWMIKARTEQVVLASIILVPIAALIAAVPLLWDHWITWHDLVIAAFMYAITGHGVTVGFHRYFTHRGFKTSRPVRIALAVFGNMAIEGPVIRWVADHRRHHAHSDQAGDPHSPWRYGPGTRALTKGLWHAHIGWLFDVEQTDQRKYAPDLLDDKDIVLVSRTFAFCAFVSLALPALIGGLWDGSFEGALRAFFWGGLVRVALLHHTTWSVNSICHVAGKHPYKSRDRSGNVWWMCLPSMGESWHNLHHAEPTSARHGVRPWQIDSSFYIIKTMELTGLVRDVRLPTRDRLAKLAATAPAN, encoded by the coding sequence ATGAGCACGACCGAGACGGTGCAGCCTACGGATTCCAGCCCGCCGGATCGGCGAGGTGGAGTGGACCTGAGCGCGGTTCCCGCCGCGGGCGCCGCCAGCGCTCCCTCCAACGAGCACACCAGCGCCCCCCGCTGGATGATCAAGGCCCGGACCGAGCAGGTGGTGCTGGCCAGCATCATCCTCGTTCCGATCGCGGCGCTGATCGCCGCGGTCCCGCTGCTGTGGGACCACTGGATCACCTGGCACGACCTGGTGATCGCCGCGTTCATGTACGCCATCACCGGCCACGGCGTCACGGTCGGGTTCCACCGGTACTTCACCCACCGCGGCTTCAAGACCTCGCGGCCGGTCCGGATCGCGCTCGCCGTCTTCGGCAACATGGCGATCGAGGGCCCGGTCATCCGCTGGGTCGCCGACCACCGGCGCCACCACGCCCACAGCGACCAGGCCGGCGACCCGCACTCGCCGTGGCGCTACGGCCCCGGCACCCGGGCGCTGACCAAGGGCCTGTGGCACGCACACATCGGCTGGCTCTTCGACGTCGAGCAGACCGACCAGCGCAAGTACGCGCCGGACCTGCTGGACGACAAGGACATCGTGCTCGTCAGCCGGACGTTCGCCTTCTGCGCGTTCGTCAGCCTGGCGTTGCCGGCCCTCATCGGCGGGCTGTGGGACGGCTCCTTCGAGGGCGCGCTGCGGGCCTTCTTCTGGGGCGGCCTGGTCCGGGTGGCGCTGCTGCACCACACCACCTGGTCGGTGAACAGCATCTGCCACGTCGCCGGCAAGCACCCGTACAAGTCGCGTGACCGCTCCGGCAACGTGTGGTGGATGTGCCTGCCGTCGATGGGCGAGTCCTGGCACAACCTGCACCACGCCGAGCCGACCTCGGCCCGCCACGGCGTGCGGCCCTGGCAGATCGACTCCAGCTTCTACATCATCAAGACGATGGAGCTGACCGGCCTGGTCCGCGACGTGCGCCTTCCCACCCGCGACCGCCTGGCCAAACTCGCCGCGACGGCCCCTGCTAACTAA